GAGCGGGCAAGAAAAAAGAGATCGGCGTGCACAAGAGTGCGAGTGCCGATCTCTTTTTTCTAGTCAAACCATAGTTCCAGCATTCCTACCGGAAAACCTGTCTGTTCGTCTGAATCAGGGAAACGTCCCCAAGCAAAGACGCCGTTGAAATAATCGATTGTAAACGGCTGATCGTAATCAGGCACGCTGTATTTGCTGCCGATTCGGAACTCACCCGTTCCTAAATAGTACGATTTCGCCATAAAGTACTTTTGTGTAATGATCGCAAGCTGTGAGTGATCACCAAGCTCCTTTTTCTCTTTCGCATCTACGTGCAGGCGCTCCATTTCTTCCTGCAGCTCAGCGAGTGTCATCTGACTGTACAAACGCAACGGACTGCCCCCTTTCCATACAGGTATATTGTAGCAAAAGACAAGGGAAAAGGCGATGGATGCAGAATCCTCTAAGGAAACGAAAGGGGAGTCAATGCGAATATGACACGTTTTGATTTACATGGGAAGAAAGCAATCATAACGGGTGCTGGGCGAGGAATTGGGAAGGCACTTGCGTTGGGAATCGCAGAAGCGGGTGCGGAGGTTGCGGTGGTCTCGCGAACAGCTTCCGATTTGCAAGAAGTGGTATCGGCGATTGAAGCAAAAGGTGGGGTGGCTTTTCCTGTTGAAGTTGACTTGACTGTGTCTGATGCAGCGGACCGTGTTGTGAAGAAGGTAGTCGAAGGTCTAGGGGGTGTTCATATCCTGATCAACAATGCAGGAATGAATATCCGCAAAAAAGCTCATGAGGTAACGGAAGAAGAGTGGGACAGGGTATTGGATTTGAATTTGAAAGCAGCATTTTTCATGAGCCAAGCTGCTGGCAAAATCATGTGCGAGCAGCGCTATGGAAGAATCGTCAATATCGCTTCGGTCGCAGGTGTAGAAGCACTTCGCACGGGTGTCGCTTATGGTGCCAGCAAAGCAGGGCTCATCCAGATGACGCGGGTGCTGGCATTGGAATGGAGCAAGTTTGGTGTCAACGTAAATGCAATCGCGCCGTGGTATTTCCGTACACCACTAACGGAGAGCTTGCTTAACGAAGAAGCGTTCGTCCAAGAGGTGTTGCAGCGAACGCCGAGTGGACGAATCGGGGATGTGGAGGACTTGGTAGGACCAGCGATATTCTTGTCCTCTGATGCAGCTTCATATATATCAGGTCAAACAATATCGGTTGATGGCGGTATGTCTATATATGGGTTTTAAAATAAAAAAAGGGGCATTCCCAGATGGGAATGCCTAATTATTGGGGGCGATTGAGAAAAAGAACGACTGATTGTTCTATGACTGGTTTGCTCTCACCCAAAACAGTCAATCAATCAAAGCTATTAGCGTAGGCATACTCAGATTGAACGATCGATCTAAACATGCTTACGTTAAAAAGTCACCCAAAGAAGAGAATCGGACTTTTTCTCAATGCGTTGAAAAAGTGCTTACACCTACAACATAGCAAGCAAAAGTAAAACATCAATAAAATAAAAATAAAGTATTATTAAATTTGTGAGTAGCGTGTTAACGAGCAAAACGATGGTTACCGATTTCAACCGTTACAGGACGTGACCAAATCCACTTGGATGTAGCCGTATCGGGGTTGAAGAAGTACAGGGAACCATTGCTCGGATCTTTTCCATTCACGGCGTCATGGACCGCTTTTCTCGTACTTTCATTTGATTTATGTGTCAAATTGCCGTCATGGACAGGCGAAAACGCATTGGGAGCATAAATAACCTCCCGTACCGTATTTGGAAATTTATCTGACGCAACCCGATTCAATACAACGGCAGCAATCGCTACCTGTCCTTCATACGGTTCTCCCCGGCCTTCCGCATACACTAACCGGGTGAGCAGTTCCATATCCCTCTCCGAAACTTTCCCTTTCCCATTACGAACCACTATTGGGCGACTACCACGACTAACCTGCACAGACTCGCGTTTTACTGCTTTAGCAGTTGTGGTTGATTTCTTTTCCTTCTTCAAGGCTTGTTCCGATGGCTCCTGTGCACTACCGAGAACAGGAAGAATTGGTATTGGTTGTGGTGCCATTGCACTTGTCGGTGTGACAAATAAGCATAACAGCAACAAGCCAAAACTGTTCAAAAAGAAGAAAAAGCGCGTTGGCGCTTCTTGTGTCAACATGGTTTGAACCACTCCTTTTCGCTTTTTGCGTTTTGATTGCGGAAGCGAATCAGGTCTTTTGCAAGTCTATCGGTCTTATTGGAATGGTTCAAGAGGGAATTGGTTCCATAGAACTATTTACAAAGTAATGAAGTTTGTGAAAGTGTTTTCATAAACGGATGATAAAAAAGCCACTTTCCCGTTGAGAAAGTGGCTTTCGTGTGCAATTTGAAGCTGCTCTTATTTTTCCGTAATCGTAATGGATTTAATGGTAATCGTTTGCTCAGGAACACTTGGTTCACCTGTTTGGTCTTTCTTTACTTTTGTTCCTGCAATTTTTTGAACGACATCCATGCCACCCGTGACCTTTCCGAAAATCGTGTAGTCCGGAGAGTTGTCCAATCCTTTCACGTCAGGTCCAGAACCAATGAAGAATTGGCTACCATTCGTATTTTTACCGGAATTTGCCATAGCAACCACGCCTGGCTCATATTTATGACCATTTTTCAATTCGTCTTCAAACGTGTAGCCAGGACCGCCCCTGCCAGTTCCTAATGGATCGCCTGTTTGAATCATGAAGTCTTTGATAATGCGGTGGAACTTGATGCCGTCATAGAACTTGTCCTTTGCAAGGAAAACAAAGTTATTGACTGCAAGCGGGGCATCTTTTTCGAATAGATCAATCGTAACGTCTCCCATTGAGGTACTGATGGTTGCATGATAATCTTTCTTTTGATCAATTGTCATTGCAGGATACTCCTTATATTTTCCCGGAGTAGCTGGGTGTGCTGGCGCGGTGTCTTTTGGCTTTTCCTGCTGCACAGGTTGCCCCTGATTGTTTTGCTCAGGCGCGGCAGAATTGCTACACCCCACAAGTAGACTTATTGAGAGTAATACTGAACTTACAGTTATCAAAGTGCGTTTCATCTAACCGT
The window above is part of the Brevibacillus antibioticus genome. Proteins encoded here:
- a CDS encoding peptidylprolyl isomerase, translating into MKRTLITVSSVLLSISLLVGCSNSAAPEQNNQGQPVQQEKPKDTAPAHPATPGKYKEYPAMTIDQKKDYHATISTSMGDVTIDLFEKDAPLAVNNFVFLAKDKFYDGIKFHRIIKDFMIQTGDPLGTGRGGPGYTFEDELKNGHKYEPGVVAMANSGKNTNGSQFFIGSGPDVKGLDNSPDYTIFGKVTGGMDVVQKIAGTKVKKDQTGEPSVPEQTITIKSITITEK
- a CDS encoding cell wall hydrolase encodes the protein MLTQEAPTRFFFFLNSFGLLLLCLFVTPTSAMAPQPIPILPVLGSAQEPSEQALKKEKKSTTTAKAVKRESVQVSRGSRPIVVRNGKGKVSERDMELLTRLVYAEGRGEPYEGQVAIAAVVLNRVASDKFPNTVREVIYAPNAFSPVHDGNLTHKSNESTRKAVHDAVNGKDPSNGSLYFFNPDTATSKWIWSRPVTVEIGNHRFAR
- a CDS encoding YfhH family protein, whose amino-acid sequence is MRLYSQMTLAELQEEMERLHVDAKEKKELGDHSQLAIITQKYFMAKSYYLGTGEFRIGSKYSVPDYDQPFTIDYFNGVFAWGRFPDSDEQTGFPVGMLELWFD
- a CDS encoding SDR family NAD(P)-dependent oxidoreductase produces the protein MTRFDLHGKKAIITGAGRGIGKALALGIAEAGAEVAVVSRTASDLQEVVSAIEAKGGVAFPVEVDLTVSDAADRVVKKVVEGLGGVHILINNAGMNIRKKAHEVTEEEWDRVLDLNLKAAFFMSQAAGKIMCEQRYGRIVNIASVAGVEALRTGVAYGASKAGLIQMTRVLALEWSKFGVNVNAIAPWYFRTPLTESLLNEEAFVQEVLQRTPSGRIGDVEDLVGPAIFLSSDAASYISGQTISVDGGMSIYGF